A genome region from Brassica oleracea var. oleracea cultivar TO1000 chromosome C2, BOL, whole genome shotgun sequence includes the following:
- the LOC106325927 gene encoding histone-lysine N-methyltransferase ATXR6-like, with the protein MVVSRRRRTQVINRRSMADDSDSELDTVCEECSSGKQPAKLLLCDKCDKGFHLFCLRPILVSVPKGSWFCPSCSKHQNPKAFPLVQTKLIDFFRIKRSSSYISCSPPDNIGKKRKRTSLVMSKKKRKLLPYNPTVDPQRRLEQMASLATALRASNTEFSNKLTYVHSKALRSANKAVLEKGGMQVLSKQDAETFALCKNMMVRGECPPLMVVFDPYEGFTVEADRCIKDLTIITEYVGDVDYLSNRDNNYDGDSMMTLLHASDPSQCLVICPDKRSNIARFISGINNHTPEGRKKQNLKCVRFNINGEARVLLVANRDISKGERLYYDYNGYEHEYPTENFV; encoded by the exons ATGGTGGTGTCGCGGCGGAGAAGAACTCAGGTGATAAACCGTAGATCAATGGCGGATGATTCTGATTCGGAATTGGATACGGTCTGCGAGGAATGCAGCTCAGGGAAACAACCTGCGAAGCTGCTTCTTTGCGACAAATGCGACAAAGGGTTTCATCTGTTCTGTCTCAGACCGATTCTCGTTTCGGTTCCTAAAGGCTCTTGGTTCTGCCCCTCGTGTTCTAAACACCAGAACCCTAAAG CTTTCCCTCTTGTTCAGACCAAACTCATAGACTTCTTTCGGATTAAACGGTCCTCATCTTACATCTCATGTTCTCCTCCAG ATAATATTGGGAAGAAAAGGAAAAGGACTAGCTTGGTGATGTCAAAGAAGAAGAGGAAGCTTCTTCCTTACAACCCAACCGTTGATCCTCAAAGAAGACTCGAGCAAATGGCCTCTCTCGCCACTGCGTTGAGAGCATCCAATACTGAGTTCAGCAACAAGCTTACTTATGTACATAGCAAGGCTCTAAGATCTGCAAACAAAGCTGTCCTTGAGAAAGGAGGCATGCAG GTTCTATCTAAACAAGATGCAGAGACATTTGCCTTGTGCAAGAACATGATGGTTCGTGGTGAATGTCCACCTCTTATGGTCGTCTTTGATCCTTATGAAGG GTTCACAGTAGAGGCTGATAGGTGTATTAAAGACTTGACTATAATCACAGAGTATGTTGGTGATGTTGATTATCTGAGCAACAGAGACAATAACTATGATGGAGACAGCATGATGACTCTCCTCCATGCCTCTGATCCTTCGCAATGCCTCGTTATTTGCCCTGACAAACGCAGTAACATCGCACGTTTCATCAGCGGCATCAACAACCACACTCC AGAAGGGAGGAAGAAACAGAACCTGAAGTGTGTGAGGTTCAACATCAACGGAGAAGCTAGGGTTCTTCTCGTAGCTAATAGAGATATATCTAAAGGGGAGCGATTGTATTATGACTACAACGGATATGAACATGAATATCCAACTGAAAATTTTGTATAA